Proteins from a genomic interval of Chryseobacterium indologenes:
- the moaC gene encoding cyclic pyranopterin monophosphate synthase MoaC: MSEFTHLNKNGQPAIVDIGDKKVTRRKAVAQAIISLPDAVLEALQKDDFTTKKGSVFQIAIIAGIMGAKKTSELIPLCHPIGLDHCNLQIELNENNEIVIECSTNIESKTGVEMEALTGASVAALTIYDMCKALSHDIVIKEIKLIEKSGGKNDFRRA, translated from the coding sequence ATGTCAGAATTTACCCATCTTAATAAAAACGGTCAGCCTGCTATTGTAGATATCGGAGACAAAAAAGTTACCCGCAGAAAAGCAGTGGCACAAGCTATTATTTCTTTGCCTGATGCTGTTTTGGAGGCATTACAAAAAGACGACTTTACCACCAAAAAAGGTTCTGTTTTTCAGATCGCAATCATTGCCGGAATAATGGGAGCTAAAAAAACAAGTGAACTTATTCCTCTTTGCCATCCTATCGGGCTTGATCATTGTAATTTGCAGATAGAACTGAATGAAAATAATGAAATTGTTATTGAATGCTCCACAAACATTGAATCTAAAACAGGAGTAGAAATGGAAGCCCTCACCGGAGCTTCTGTAGCGGCCTTGACTATTTATGATATGTGTAAGGCATTGAGTCACGATATTGTGATCAAAGAGATTAAGTTAATAGAAAAAAGCGGCGGAAAAAATGATTTCAGAAGAGCATAA
- a CDS encoding Crp/Fnr family transcriptional regulator: MDTDTIILQLITHIREIVNVHESDIDFITSKLEIVQLKKKDFLLREGQVSRHMRFIAQGSLFAYHTDEKGKENITQLGIENWWVNDLYSYLSELPSRMFIRSNEDTTIIQISKNNLELLYKEVPTISEFWRLKMQNAYVTLQERTFEHSRVDAYTKYRTFVSTYRNIEQRFPQYMIASYLGITVEYLSYLRKKHLSDVS, from the coding sequence ATGGATACGGATACAATCATTTTACAGCTCATAACGCATATCAGAGAAATAGTCAATGTACATGAATCTGATATTGATTTTATCACCTCCAAATTAGAAATAGTACAGCTTAAAAAGAAGGATTTTTTACTTCGGGAAGGGCAAGTGTCCAGACACATGCGTTTCATTGCTCAAGGAAGTTTGTTTGCATATCATACAGATGAGAAGGGCAAAGAAAACATTACACAGCTTGGCATAGAAAACTGGTGGGTCAATGATTTGTACAGCTATCTCAGCGAATTGCCTTCCAGAATGTTTATCAGATCCAATGAAGATACTACGATCATACAAATCAGTAAAAACAATCTTGAATTGTTGTATAAAGAAGTTCCTACTATCTCCGAATTCTGGAGGCTGAAAATGCAAAACGCTTATGTTACCTTACAGGAAAGGACTTTTGAGCATTCCAGGGTCGATGCTTATACAAAATACAGAACTTTTGTAAGTACTTATCGTAATATTGAACAACGCTTTCCACAATATATGATTGCTTCTTATCTTGGAATTACGGTAGAATACCTCAGTTATTTAAGAAAAAAGCACCTGTCAGACGTTTCTTAA
- a CDS encoding DoxX family protein, which produces MKKNIDLGMLISRIAIGFPMSVYGINKLIHGVGFIENMMTMHGLPSFFAYGVFAGEIIAPVMLIIGFRTRFAGLIFAANCFTATILAQTGNLFKLNDFGGWALELLVIYMLISLSFFFTGAGKYAVSTNNKWD; this is translated from the coding sequence ATGAAAAAAAACATTGATTTAGGAATGCTGATAAGCAGAATAGCGATTGGGTTTCCCATGTCGGTTTATGGAATTAATAAATTGATCCACGGAGTTGGCTTTATTGAAAATATGATGACGATGCACGGTCTTCCTTCATTCTTTGCTTATGGAGTTTTCGCCGGTGAAATTATAGCTCCGGTCATGCTTATCATAGGCTTCAGAACCCGTTTTGCAGGGTTGATTTTTGCTGCCAACTGTTTTACGGCAACCATTCTGGCCCAGACCGGTAATCTGTTTAAACTTAACGATTTTGGAGGCTGGGCTCTGGAGCTTTTGGTCATCTATATGCTTATAAGCTTAAGTTTTTTTTTTACAGGGGCCGGAAAATATGCTGTTTCCACCAATAACAAGTGGGACTGA
- the moaA gene encoding GTP 3',8-cyclase MoaA, whose protein sequence is MLTDKFGRHINYLRLAVVDRCNLRCTYCMPESGLSWIKQRELMTDEEMLRICSVFAMLGVDKIRITGGEPFVRKNCISLIEKISQLEGLTDLSLTTNGLLTEQYIPQLKQFGIQSVNLSLDTLNEERFFRITRRKSYDKVMKTLDSLLKHHIKVKINTVVMEGKNTEDIIPLAELTKDLPVDVRFIEEMPFNGDDTEISLKWNYPQIYSHIKSCFPEIEKIQDPQSSTAYHYKIPGFSGNIGIIAAYTRSFCGDCNRIRITPSGLLRNCLYEGGGINLKDEIRSGKTDEELKNIIINNIHKKPKDGWEAEKLNSGNSSVHQSMATIGG, encoded by the coding sequence ATGTTAACAGATAAATTCGGAAGACATATTAATTATCTCAGACTGGCTGTCGTTGACCGCTGCAACCTCCGTTGTACCTACTGTATGCCGGAAAGCGGCCTTTCATGGATCAAACAACGCGAATTGATGACCGATGAAGAAATGCTCAGAATATGCTCAGTTTTCGCAATGCTTGGGGTTGATAAGATCAGAATAACCGGTGGAGAACCGTTTGTACGCAAAAACTGCATTAGCCTCATTGAAAAAATATCACAACTTGAAGGGCTTACCGACCTAAGTTTAACAACCAACGGGCTGCTTACTGAGCAATATATCCCTCAACTCAAACAATTCGGGATACAATCGGTTAATCTCAGCCTTGATACACTGAATGAAGAACGTTTTTTCAGGATTACCCGCCGAAAAAGCTATGATAAGGTCATGAAGACCCTGGATAGCTTATTAAAACACCATATTAAAGTAAAAATTAATACAGTGGTCATGGAAGGGAAGAATACTGAAGATATTATTCCTCTGGCTGAGCTTACGAAAGATCTTCCGGTAGATGTTCGTTTTATTGAAGAAATGCCTTTCAATGGTGATGATACCGAAATATCTCTGAAGTGGAATTATCCCCAAATTTACAGTCATATCAAAAGTTGCTTCCCGGAAATCGAAAAAATACAGGATCCGCAAAGCTCAACGGCATATCATTATAAAATACCCGGATTCTCAGGAAATATAGGGATCATTGCCGCCTACACCCGCTCCTTCTGCGGAGATTGTAACCGGATCAGGATTACTCCTTCGGGACTGCTCAGAAACTGCCTGTATGAAGGGGGTGGTATCAATTTAAAAGATGAAATCCGCTCAGGAAAAACAGATGAGGAGCTTAAAAATATAATTATCAACAATATACACAAAAAGCCAAAAGACGGATGGGAAGCTGAGAAACTGAATTCCGGCAATTCATCTGTTCATCAGTCTATGGCCACAATAGGAGGATAA
- a CDS encoding FAD-dependent monooxygenase, which yields MILKDKKVAIIGGGPVGLTMARLLQQQNADVLVYERDKDQYARIFGGTLDLHKDSGQKALLQAGLLETYYQMAVPMGATITDQHLNILFTKKITPENQFDNPEINRNTLRKMLLDSLSENTVVWDRKCTDLEVHDKKWIMSFENGTQSAADLIIIANGGMSGIRKYVTDTQVEDTGTLIIQGDIPEPEKDCPEFYKVCNGNRLMTAYQGNLIVINPDNNGALTYGIIFKNSGDYRFNAHDTQSIGEFLCEKFSDWHHLYLDLFRATSSFWSLPTRKLPLNTPWKDNRPLPITLIGDAAHLMPPFAGQGVNIGLVDALTLSDNLTDGKFISLHEAIYDYEQQMFIYATAAQFSSSKNEIEMRQTDFSFRKFIS from the coding sequence ATGATATTAAAAGATAAAAAAGTTGCTATAATCGGAGGAGGTCCGGTTGGGCTTACCATGGCCAGATTACTTCAACAGCAAAATGCTGACGTTCTCGTTTACGAAAGAGATAAAGACCAATACGCGAGAATTTTCGGGGGAACATTGGACCTTCATAAAGATTCGGGGCAGAAAGCTTTACTGCAAGCCGGACTGCTTGAAACCTACTATCAAATGGCAGTTCCTATGGGAGCAACCATTACCGACCAACACCTTAACATTTTATTTACCAAAAAAATCACTCCCGAAAATCAATTTGACAATCCTGAAATCAACAGAAATACCTTAAGAAAAATGCTTCTGGACAGTTTATCTGAAAACACCGTTGTCTGGGACCGGAAATGTACTGATCTCGAAGTTCATGACAAAAAATGGATAATGTCTTTTGAAAATGGGACACAGTCTGCCGCAGATCTTATCATCATCGCCAATGGAGGAATGTCGGGAATAAGAAAGTACGTGACGGACACTCAGGTGGAAGATACCGGAACCCTTATCATCCAGGGCGATATTCCCGAGCCAGAAAAAGATTGTCCGGAATTTTATAAAGTATGCAATGGTAACCGGTTGATGACCGCTTATCAGGGTAACCTGATCGTCATTAATCCTGATAATAACGGTGCACTCACTTATGGTATCATTTTTAAAAATTCCGGGGATTACAGATTCAATGCCCACGATACTCAAAGCATAGGTGAGTTTCTTTGCGAAAAATTTTCCGATTGGCATCACCTGTATCTTGACTTATTCCGGGCCACATCATCATTCTGGAGTTTACCAACAAGAAAATTACCTTTGAATACACCCTGGAAAGACAATCGCCCCTTGCCTATCACCCTTATAGGAGACGCAGCCCATCTGATGCCTCCGTTTGCCGGCCAGGGAGTCAATATCGGATTGGTTGACGCTTTGACATTATCTGACAATTTAACTGACGGGAAGTTTATTTCTCTGCATGAAGCTATTTATGATTACGAACAACAAATGTTTATCTACGCTACTGCAGCCCAGTTTTCATCATCAAAAAACGAAATAGAAATGCGGCAAACTGATTTTTCTTTCCGGAAGTTCATATCTTAA
- a CDS encoding helix-turn-helix transcriptional regulator: protein MEKDDHTVPVVLTEFASLLGAKIKHRTLEIPAKFGNGYCSGFIFNRHIQMLISNYELKTDISIENKDFDPVRKMLFFKFQNVFRGTERLQEGNYRSELPSVLIGTSRINTDEVISIHSNTETITIEIDAEYLSGLFPTADQSPVLQSLLRNTQPFLFEQLIYPALQHVVEDIISDETEEPFKLFLLRVKAEELICRLLIELEKRDEKKVYPLNTKDIETLYKVKEKILQRLEVPPVISDLAFESGMSPTKLKRLFRQIFGNSIFSYYQEFRMKEAAFLLRDKKYSVSEVGYRLGFTNLSHFSKVFNEHTGMKPKQYSMIQ, encoded by the coding sequence ATGGAAAAAGATGACCACACCGTTCCGGTAGTTTTAACAGAGTTTGCCAGTTTATTGGGAGCGAAAATAAAACACAGGACATTGGAAATCCCTGCGAAGTTCGGCAATGGTTACTGCTCAGGATTTATTTTTAACAGACACATTCAGATGCTGATCAGTAATTATGAGCTGAAGACGGATATTAGTATTGAAAACAAAGATTTTGATCCAGTCCGTAAGATGTTGTTTTTTAAGTTTCAGAATGTATTCCGCGGTACTGAAAGACTACAGGAGGGAAATTATAGATCAGAACTGCCTTCCGTTTTAATAGGCACCAGCCGGATTAATACCGATGAGGTTATTTCAATTCACAGCAATACGGAAACCATTACTATAGAGATTGATGCAGAATATTTGAGTGGTTTGTTTCCTACCGCAGACCAGTCACCGGTATTGCAAAGCCTTTTGAGAAATACCCAGCCGTTCCTTTTTGAACAATTGATTTATCCTGCACTGCAACATGTGGTAGAGGATATTATTTCAGATGAAACAGAAGAACCTTTCAAACTGTTTTTATTAAGGGTAAAAGCTGAAGAATTGATTTGCAGGTTGTTGATTGAATTGGAAAAACGGGATGAAAAAAAGGTTTATCCATTAAACACGAAGGATATTGAAACTTTGTATAAAGTCAAGGAGAAAATACTTCAACGCCTTGAAGTTCCTCCTGTCATCAGTGATCTGGCATTTGAGTCAGGAATGAGTCCCACAAAGCTGAAACGTTTGTTCAGACAGATTTTTGGCAATAGTATTTTCAGTTATTACCAGGAATTCAGAATGAAGGAAGCTGCCTTTCTGCTGAGGGATAAAAAATATTCTGTTTCAGAGGTAGGATATAGGTTGGGATTTACCAATTTAAGCCACTTTTCAAAGGTCTTTAACGAACACACGGGAATGAAACCTAAACAATACTCAATGATCCAATAA
- a CDS encoding PhzF family isomerase yields the protein MMKEVIVYQIDSFTKEKFKGNPAGVVLNAENLTTEEMQLIARELNNSETAFIFTPDVPENDFDYHVRYFTPTVEVPICGHATIGALYAKAVEDQLDSCTIRINTQVGILPISIDKKDNDYQITMTQGSFLLGPAFDLSTTQNIAQALGISTDDLDEKCPMQIASTGHSKVMIGIKSRKTLNQLNPDMASLIELSKEIGCNGYFVFTFDSDDKDVFICGRMFAPAIGISEDPVTGNANGPLGGYLIHNKIIEVSGDTFEFTGEQGEAINRVGKVHVKVSIKNSKPDIIQITGNAVSVFRTIISI from the coding sequence ATGATGAAGGAAGTAATTGTTTATCAGATTGATTCTTTTACGAAAGAAAAATTCAAAGGAAACCCTGCAGGAGTAGTATTAAATGCTGAAAATCTGACCACTGAAGAAATGCAGCTTATTGCCAGAGAACTTAATAATTCGGAAACGGCATTTATCTTTACACCTGATGTTCCGGAAAATGACTTCGACTATCACGTGCGATATTTTACTCCCACTGTAGAAGTTCCTATCTGCGGGCATGCTACTATTGGGGCCCTTTATGCAAAGGCGGTAGAAGATCAATTGGATTCCTGTACGATCAGGATCAATACTCAGGTTGGCATTTTGCCTATCTCTATTGACAAAAAGGATAATGATTACCAAATCACAATGACCCAGGGAAGTTTTCTTCTGGGCCCAGCTTTTGACCTGTCAACTACGCAAAATATTGCACAGGCACTGGGAATATCGACAGATGACCTGGATGAAAAATGCCCGATGCAAATTGCTTCTACAGGGCATTCAAAAGTTATGATCGGAATCAAAAGCAGAAAGACTTTAAACCAACTTAACCCGGACATGGCTTCTTTAATAGAACTCAGTAAGGAAATTGGATGCAACGGATATTTCGTGTTTACTTTTGATTCTGATGATAAAGACGTATTCATCTGTGGAAGAATGTTTGCTCCGGCAATAGGAATTTCGGAAGATCCTGTAACAGGTAATGCCAATGGGCCATTGGGAGGTTATCTTATTCACAATAAAATCATAGAAGTATCCGGTGACACTTTTGAATTTACAGGTGAGCAAGGTGAGGCTATTAACCGTGTTGGAAAAGTCCATGTTAAGGTCAGTATAAAAAACAGTAAGCCTGATATCATTCAAATTACAGGAAATGCTGTAAGCGTATTCAGGACGATAATTTCTATTTAA
- a CDS encoding AraC family transcriptional regulator, with protein MIIDKTLINKTSVEEVYNKGIDVVFQDEINAESLNFFPDNSFTIILIDQCDHGKCHTGLGKYDLEDQQLFIHLPKRDYKWDLPPHTKGRRLIIKDSVLKTFSPTLKFTFSSYSKYEMIKPDKETYYRFSLEFNAIRKEILADNVFPELINARVRLLALIINLWVEHAYGNKALNTPDNLAFRFHMLVDKNFKTQKNVAFYAKELCITPNYLGVICRKQHGISPLEFIKERIILEAKNLLHSSDKSIKEIAFELGFQNFSHFSYLFRVKTGCTPKAYRKKLENTAREGEF; from the coding sequence ATGATAATAGATAAAACACTGATCAATAAAACCTCAGTAGAAGAGGTATATAATAAAGGAATAGATGTTGTTTTTCAGGATGAGATCAATGCTGAATCACTCAACTTTTTTCCTGACAATTCGTTTACGATCATTTTAATTGATCAATGTGATCATGGGAAGTGTCATACAGGTTTGGGAAAATATGATCTGGAGGATCAGCAGTTATTTATTCATCTTCCCAAAAGAGATTATAAGTGGGATTTACCTCCCCATACAAAAGGAAGAAGGCTGATTATCAAAGACTCTGTATTGAAAACATTTTCTCCTACCCTTAAATTTACTTTTTCTTCCTACAGCAAGTATGAAATGATAAAGCCCGATAAGGAAACTTATTACAGATTTAGCCTGGAATTTAATGCAATCCGGAAAGAAATTCTTGCAGATAATGTTTTTCCGGAGCTTATCAATGCAAGAGTGCGCCTTTTGGCTCTCATTATTAATTTATGGGTAGAACATGCTTACGGGAATAAAGCGTTGAATACACCTGATAACCTTGCTTTTCGTTTTCATATGCTGGTTGACAAAAACTTTAAAACTCAGAAGAATGTAGCTTTTTATGCCAAGGAATTGTGCATTACGCCTAATTATCTTGGTGTGATCTGTAGAAAACAGCATGGCATATCGCCATTGGAATTTATTAAAGAAAGAATTATTCTGGAAGCTAAAAATTTACTCCACAGTTCTGACAAATCCATTAAAGAGATCGCTTTTGAATTGGGATTCCAGAATTTTTCCCATTTCTCTTATCTTTTTAGGGTAAAAACAGGCTGTACTCCAAAAGCCTATCGGAAAAAACTCGAAAATACTGCTAGAGAAGGGGAGTTTTAA